One segment of Theobroma cacao cultivar B97-61/B2 chromosome 9, Criollo_cocoa_genome_V2, whole genome shotgun sequence DNA contains the following:
- the LOC18588312 gene encoding protein ELF4-LIKE 4: MEGDAFSGLGNGTQIDGKIVQTFQKSFVQVQHILDQNRLLINEINQNHESKIPDNLSRNVGLIRELNNNIRRVVDLYADLSSSFTKSVDASSEGDSSGAMKSDGKAGHKRNRPA, translated from the coding sequence ATGGAGGGTGACGCGTTCTCAGGGCTTGGCAATGGTACTCAGATAGATGGCAAGATCGTGCAGACATTTCAGAAGAGCTTTGTTCAGGTTCAGCATATCTTGGACCAGAATAGGCTGCTCATCAATGAGATAAACCAGAATCATGAGTCCAAGATCCCTGACAACTTGAGCAGAAATGTTGGTCTAATTAGGGAGCTCAACAACAACATAAGAAGAGTGGTTGACCTCTATGCTGATCTTTCAAGTTCCTTCACCAAGTCCGTGGATGCCTCGTCTGAGGGGGATTCTAGCGGTGCTATGAAATCAGACGGCAAAGCTGGTCACAAAAGAAACAGGCCGGCTTGA
- the LOC18588313 gene encoding 40S ribosomal protein S3-3 yields MAAQISKKRKFVADGVFFAELNEVLTRELAEDGYSGVEVRVTPMRTEIIIRATRTQNVLGEKGRRIRELTSVVQKRFKFPENSVELYAEKVNNRGLCAIAQAESLRYKLLGGLAVRRACYGVLRFIMESGAKGCEVIVSGKLRAQRAKSMKFKDGYMISSGHPVNEYIDSAVRHVLLRQGVLGIKVKIMLDWDPKGKQGPTTPLPDLVTIHSPKEDEETFKVKPETTDIEIPVVA; encoded by the exons ATGGCAGCTCAAATCAGCAAAAAGCGAAAG TTCGTCGCTGACGGAGTCTTCTTCGCGGAACTCAACGAGGTGTTGACCAGGGAGCTGGCTGAGGATGGATACTCTGGAGTCGAGGTCAGAGTTACCCCCATGCGCACCGAGATCATCATCCGAGCCACCCGCACCCAAAACGTTCTCG GTGAGAAAGGGAGGAGGATTAGGGAGCTGACTTCAGTGGTTCAGAAGCGATTCAAGTTCCCAGAAAACAGCGTTGAGCTTTACGCTGAGAAGGTCAACAACAGAGGCCTTTGCGCTATTGCTCAGGCCGAGTCTCTTCGCTACAAGCTTCTCGGAGGTCTTGCTGTCCGAAG GGCTTGCTATGGTGTCTTGAGATTCATCATGGAGAGTGGTGCCAAGGGATGCGAG GTTATTGTTAGTGGAAAGCTAAGGGCACAGCGAGCCAAGTCTATGAAATTCAAGGATGGGTATATGATTTCTTCTGGTCATCCAGTCAACGAATATATAGACTCTGCTGTCAGACATGTTCTTTTGAGACAG GGGGTACTAGGTATCAAGGTCAAGATCATGCTTGACTGGGATCCCAAGGGTAAGCAAGGCCCTACAACTCCACTACCTGATCTTGTCACAATCCACTCTCCCAAGGAGGATGAAGAGACCTTCAAGGTTAAGCCTGAAACAACAGATATTGAGATTCCGGTGGTGGCTTAA
- the LOC18588315 gene encoding replication protein A 70 kDa DNA-binding subunit A codes for MPVNLTRNAIASINTGDVNSKPLVQVVDIKLIGNSQERYRFLLSDSESSQHAMLATQLNEQVRTGRVKKGSIIQLIDYVCSTVQNRRIIVVLNMETIIPEYEIIGNPKLLTDSDSTTNKSLPNLTRNAIASINAGDVNSKPLVQVVDIKLIGNSQERYRFLLSDSESSQHAMLATQLNEQVRTGRVKKGSIIQLIDYVCSTVQNRRIIVVLNMETIIPEYEIIGNSKLLTDSDSTTNKSLPNSNSQPSVRSSNYKYRANVPTNNVQSFRPTIQPPYQPPPNYKIQGPIMKNEAPARIIPIAALNPYQGRWAIKARVTAKGDLRRYNNARGDGKVFSFDLLDSDGGEIRVTCFNAVVDRFYDVIEVGRVYLISKGSLKPAQKNFNHLKNEWEIFLESNSTVELCPNEDGSIPRQQFSFRPISEIDSAENNSILDVIGIVITVNPSVPILRKNGMETQRRILNLKDASGKSVELTLWGDFCNKEGQKLQEMVDSGFFPVLAVKAGKVSDFNGKSIGTISSTQLFINPDCPEAQGLRDWFEKGGRNTASISISKENLPGGSKNEIRKTLSQIRDEGLGRSDKPDWVTARATVVFIKTDNFCYTACPLMIGDRQCNKKVARSGNKRWLCDRCNQEFEECEYRYLLQVQIQDHTGLTWVTAFQESGEEILGCSAKELYSLKYELQDDTRFGEIICSRLFNQYVFKLKIKEELYGDEQRVKITVVKAEKVNYSAESRYLLDLISKNLQIRKKF; via the exons ATGCCAGTCAATCTCACGCGCAACGCGATTGCGTCGATCAACACTGGCGATGTGAACTCGAAGCCGTTGGTTCAGGTGGTGGATATCAAGCTGATTGGCAATTCTCAGGAGAGATACCGGTTTCTACTATCCGATTCCGAGTCCTCTCAGCACGCGATGCTCGCCACTCAGCTCAATGAACAAGTCAGGACCGGACGAGTCAAGAAAGGATCTATCATCCAGTTGATCGACTATGTTTGCAGCACTGTTCAGAATCGTAG GATTATTGTCGTGCTGAATATGGAGACTATAATTCCAGAGTATGAAATAATTGGGAATCCAAAACTTCTTACGGATTCTGATTCAACAACTAACAAGTCATTGCCTAATCTCACGCGCAACGCGATTGCGTCGATCAACGCTGGCGATGTGAACTCCAAGCCGTTGGTTCAGGTGGTGGATATCAAGCTGATTGGCAATTCTCAGGAGAGATACCGGTTTCTACTATCCGATTCCGAGTCCTCTCAGCACGCGATGCTCGCCACTCAGCTCAATGAACAAGTCAGGACCGGACGAGTCAAGAAAGGATCTATCATCCAGTTGATCGACTACGTTTGCAGCACTGTTCAGAATCGTAG GATTATTGTCGTGCTAAATATGGAGACTATAATTCCAGAGTATGAAATAATTGGGAATTCAAAACTTCTTACGGATTCTGATTCAACAACTAACAAGTCATTGCCTAATAGCAATTCGCAGCCTTCAGTGAGGTCTAGCAATTATAAATATAGAGCCAATGTTCCCACTAACAATGTCCAGAGCTTTCGTCCCACTATTCAACCCCCCTACCAGCCACCTCCAAATTACAAAATTCAGGGCCCAATAATGAAGAATGAGGCACCAGCACGGATTATTCCTATTGCTGCTTTGAATCCTTACCAGGGTCGTTGGGCAATCAAGGCTCGTGTGACTGCAAAAGGGGATCTGCGTCGCTACAACAATGCTAGGGGAGATGGGAAGGTCTTCTCCTTTGACCTCCTTGACTCTGATGGAGGAGAAATACGGGTGACCTGCTTCAATGCTGTTGTTGACCGCTTCTACGATGTTATTGAAGTTGGTAGAGTCTACTTAATTTCAAAGGGTAGCTTGAAACCTGCACAAAAGAATTTTAACCATCTGAAGAATGAGTGGGAGATATTCTTGGAATCAAATTCAACTGTGGAGCTTTGCCCTAATGAAGATGGCTCTATTCCAAGACAACAGTTCTCCTTCAGACCTATCAGTGAAATTGATAGTGCTGAAAACAATTCTATACTTGATGTTATTGGTATCGTGATAACTGTTAACCCTTCAGTTCCTATTTTGAGGAAGAACGGTATGGAAACTCAGAGAAGAATTCTGAATTTGAAGGATGCATCTGGAAAGAGTGTTGAGCTAACCCTTTGGGGTGATTTCTGCAACAAGGAAGGTCAAAAGCTGCAAGAGATGGTTGATTCTGGGTTTTTCCCAGTTTTGGCTGTTAAAGCTGGCAAGGTCAGTGACTTCAATGGAAAATCCATTGGCACTATTTCTTCCACGCAGCTCTTTATAAATCCAGATTGTCCAGAGGCTCAGGGCCTTAGAGACTGGTTTGAAAAAGGGGGGAGGAATACTGCTTCTATCTCTATTTCTAAAGAAAATTTGCCTGGAGGATCCAAGAATGAGATACGTAAAACCTTGTCTCAGATCAGGGATGAAGGGCTTGGAAGATCTGATAAGCCAGATTGGGTCACAGCAAGGGCGACTGTAGTTTTCATTAAAACAGATAATTTCTGTTACACAGCTTGCCCATTGATGATTGGAGATAGACAATGCAATAAGAAAGTGGCACGGTCGGGTAACAAGAGATGGCTGTGTGACCGTTGTAATCAAGAATTTGAGGAATGTGAGTACAGATACCTTCTCCAGGTTCAGATTCAAGACCATACAGGACTGACATGGGTAACAGCTTTCCAGGAATCTGGGGAAGAAATCTTGGGATGCTCAGCGAAGGAATTGTACTCATTGAAATATGAATTGCAGGATGATACCAGATTTGGTGAAATTATTTGCAGCAGACTCTTTAACCAATATGTATTCAAGCTTAAAATCAAAGAGGAACTCTATGGCGATGAACAGAGGGTGAAAATCACTGTAGTTAAGGCTGAAAAGGTGAACTACTCTGCAGAAAGTAGATACCTTCTAGACTTGATTTCGAAGAATTtgcaaattagaaaaaaattttga
- the LOC108663457 gene encoding uncharacterized protein LOC108663457, which yields MASTSAVSMALPLTRASQKRVPSSEAFFKPPPVKPSRAVATARPNGRLEVKASSLKEKAVAGLTAAALTTSMVIPEVAQAADGVTPSLKNFLLSIVAGGVVLVVLVGAVIGVANFDPVKRS from the coding sequence ATGGCTTCCACTTCAGCTGTTTCAATGGCTCTGCCATTAACTCGTGCTAGCCAAAAGAGGGTGCCAAGCTCCGAGGCTTTCTTCAAGCCACCGCCAGTCAAGCCATCGAGGGCAGTGGCTACTGCAAGACCAAATGGGAGGCTGGAAGTCAAGGCTTCTTCACTCAAGGAGAAGGCTGTCGCTGGGTTGACGGCTGCTGCACTGACAACATCCATGGTGATCCCCGAGGTGGCTCAAGCCGCCGATGGAGTTACCCCATCCCTCAAGAACTTCTTGCTTAGCATTGTAGCTGGTGGTGTAGTGCTTGTTGTCCTTGTTGGAGCCGTGATTGGTGTGGCCAACTTCGACCCTGTCAAGCGTAGCTGA
- the LOC18588316 gene encoding mechanosensitive ion channel protein 10, protein MEAGKGLVEKRGANDVVLHFSSPEDSFVFNKENNDSKTFSSMTEASSYSSPKNLELKQLENLRVQVSTPVTCPSPSSEIARMSPTPNKPPKIPTDKKLTPRKSLGRSAFSKPKSRLVEPAYPNDAKLVEEKSTQIVNVSSSPHRNSPSAASPSNKATTPKENLRSAPVTPKNPLISPSIEEEDDEEVYKTADLKLSENSGKKWKILLLIEFVAFICIMGLLIASLTVHKLEKTMIWGLELWKWCVLILVIFCGRLFTEWMMNIVVFLIEKNYLLKKKVLYFVFGLKGSVRVLVWLGLVLLAWGLLFNHGVKRSKKTNRILNNITRALASCLIGSAIWLVKTLFVKLLASSFQCTRFFDRIQESIFHQYILRALSGPPMMEMAEKVGSSTSMGQLSFKNLIKDRGGEKQEVIDVDRLKKMRQEKVSAWTMKGLINVISGSGLSTIANYIEDVDDEENEQKDKEITSEWEAKAAAYRIFKNVAKSGSKYIEEEDLLRYMKKEEVNNVLPLFEGAVESGKIKRSTLKNWLVNVYLERKSLAHSLNDTKTAIEELNKLISVILLVVIIIVWLLMMGVLTTQILVFISSQLLLVAFMFGNTAKTVFEAIIFVFVMHPFDVGDRCVIDGIQMVVEEMNILTTVFLRYDNEKIFYPNSVLATKPISNFYRSPEMSDSVEFTVDVSTSVEQIGALKAKIKEYLDSKPQHWRPGHSVQVKDIEDVNKMKMGLYITHTINFQNYGDKSSRRSELVLELKRIFEALDIKYHLLPQEVQVTYVGSAAASAIHQPTR, encoded by the exons ATGGAAGCTGGAAAAGGCTTGGTGGAGAAGAGAGGAGCAAACGATGTTGTTCTCCATTTTTCGAGTCCTGAGGATTCTTTTGTCTTCAATAAGGAAAACAATGATTCtaaaactttttcttcaatgacGGAAGCTAGTTCTTACTCTTCTCCTAAGAATCTTGAGCTGAAACAGCTTGAGAATCTTAGAGTCCAAGTCTCCACGCCCGTAACCTGTCCTTCTCCTTCTAGTGAGATTGCAAGGATGAGTCCCACTCCCAATAAGCCGCCAAAAATTCCCACTGATAAGAAGCTTACTCCAAGAAAGTCCCTTGGAAGGTCAGCGTTTTCGAAGCCAAAATCAAGATTGGTAGAGCCGGCCTATCCAAATGATGCCAAATTGGTGGAAGAAAAGAGTACACAGATAGTGAATGTAAGTTCATCACCTCATCGGAACTCACCTAGTGCAGCTTCACCAAGCAACAAAGCTACTACTCCtaaagagaatttgagatcAGCTCCCGTTACTCCAAAAAATCCTTTAATCTCTCCAAGCATAGAGGAGGAAGATGATGAGGAGGTTTACAAGACTGCTGATCTCAAACTGAGTGAAAATTCAGGTAAAAAGTGGAAGATTTTACTTTTGATCGAGTTTGTAGCATTTATTTGCATTATGGGGCTTCTGATTGCTAGTTTAACTGTGCACAAGCTGGAAAAAACTATGATTTGGGGTTTGGAATTGTGGAAGTGGTGTGTGTTGATATTGGTTATTTTTTGTGGTAGATTGTTTACTGAATGGATGATGAATATTGTTGTTTTCTTGATTGAAAAGAACTATCTGCTTAAGAAGAaggttttatattttgttttcgGATTGAAAGGGAGTGTTCGGGTATTGGTTTGGTTGGGTTTGGTTCTTCTAGCATGGGGTTTGTTGTTTAACCATGGAGTTAAGAGATCAAAGAAAACTAACCGGATTCTAAATAATATTACTAGAGCTCTTGCTTCCTGTCTCATTGGATCAGCTATATGGCTGGTGAAAACGCTTTTTGTGAAGCTATTGGCTTCTTCTTTCCAATGTACAAGATTCTTTGATAGGATTCAGGAATCGATTTTTCATCAGTACATTCTTCGAGCTCTGTCGGGTCCGCCAATGATGGAGATGGCAGAAAAGGTTGGGAGCAGTACTAGCATGGGCCAGTTGAGTTTCAAGAATTTGATCAAAGATAGGGGAGGGGAAAAGCAAGAGGTAATTGATGTAGACAGGCTTAAGAAAATGAGGCAAGAGAAAGTATCTGCGTGGACCATGAAAGGATTAATTAATGTGATAAGTGGCTCAGGGCTGTCTACTATTGCAAATTACATTGAAGATGTTGATGATGAGGAGAATGAGCAAAAGGATAAAGAAATAACTAGTGAATGGGAAGCAAAGGCTGCTGCTTATCGGATATTCAAAAATGTAGCAAAGTCTGGTAGCAA GTACATTGAAGAGGAAGACCTCTTGCGCTACATGAAAAAGGAGGAAGTAAACAATGTGCTTCCACTGTTTGAAGGAGCTGTAGAATCTGGAAAGATCAAGAGATCAACTTTAAAGAACTGGCTG GTGAATGTTTACCTTGAACGCAAATCTTTGGCACATTCCTTAAATGACACAAAGACAGCAATTGAAGAGCTGAACAAGCTTATCTCAGTGATTCTGCTTGTTGTGATCATCATTGTGTGGCTACTTATGATGGGAGTTTTAACAACCCAAATACTTGTCTTCATTTCATCTCAGCTTTTACTTGTGGCATTCATGTTTGGTAACACTGCAAAGACTGTATTTGAAGCCATCATATTTGTATTTGTGATGCACCCATTTGATGTAGGTGATCGCTGTGTCATTGATGGAATACAG ATGGTCGTTGAAGAGATGAATATTCTGACAACAGTATTTTTGAGATACGACAACGAGAAAATATTCTATCCAAATTCAGTTCTAGCTACCAAACCTATCAGCAATTTTTACAGAAGCCCAGAGATGAGTGATTCTGTGGAGTTCACTGTTGATGTTTCCACATCAGTAGAGCAAATTGGAGCTTTGAAAGCTAAAATAAAAGA GTACCTGGATAGTAAGCCTCAACATTGGCGCCCCGGACACAGTGTACAAGTTAAGGACATTGAAGATGTGAACAAGATGAAAATGGGACTCTATATTACTCACACCATAAACTTTCAGAACTATGGAGATAAGAGCAGCCGGAGATCGGAACTAGTCTTAGAACTGAAGAGAATATTCGAAGCTCTGGATATTAAATATCATCTTCTTCCTCAAGAAGTTCAGGTCACCTATGTTGGGTCAGCAGCAGCTTCAGCAATTCATCAACCTACTCGATGA
- the LOC18588317 gene encoding F-box protein At4g19940, translating into MKPCDLSSDVMFEILSRMPLKMLRRCRLLSRECNSLTYESSFMRLHCQRTNTIAGYFIQTSKKSRGYSTFCSIDNPGVASDQLTLDFLPETVHIRATADQGLMLCESQRSQNRYYVCKPSTRQWETIPNPNPRYFTCKTAMLVIGSDPLRFKLVRLSDPEPKEPELESEYSEPELDNYRRYPCEIFDSEIWAWKQLDDVMLSYDEFFDLGHAISAYGGLHWLTSTGDKKNILSFNEDKESWESVSLPESFCHGDHCYHVNLAEYEGKLALIYQRPEIPLSELWVMKDYYGKLWSKKHTVNLADFCKENGFYSAYTLYNADMIFIQGYYTAIVYNFKNGQFDRLRLPSTHMFSESAFFFQTDYEPIILRQPREKLSMPHCYSTLIFMLFLLFVPLLISFTLGV; encoded by the coding sequence aTGAAGCCCTGTGATTTGAGCTCCGATGTCATGTTTGAGATTTTGTCACGAATGCCTTTGAAGATGCTAAGGAGGTGTAGACTTCTCTCCAGGGAATGCAACAGTCTCACCTATGAATCAAGCTTCATGCGTCTTCACTGTCAGAGAACAAACACAATAGCaggatattttattcaaacttcaaaaaaGAGTCGGGGCTATTCAACCTTTTGTTCCATAGACAATCCAGGTGTTGCTTCGGATCAGTTAACCCTTGATTTTCTACCTGAGACTGTGCACATTCGTGCTACTGCTGATCAAGGTCTGATGCTTTGCGAGAGCCAACGTTCACAAAACCGCTATTATGTTTGTAAGCCCAGCACTAGGCAGTGGGAAACCATACCAAACCCAAATCCTCGATACTTCACTTGTAAGACTGCCATGCTGGTGATTGGTTCAGACCCTTTACGGTTCAAGCTAGTTCGACTTTCAGATCCCGAGCCAAAGGAACCAGAGCTTGAGTCGGAGTATTCCGAGCCAGAGCTCGATAATTACAGACGTTATCCCTGCGAAATTTTTGATTCAGAAATTTGGGCTTGGAAGCAACTCGATGATGTAATGTTATCCTATGACGAGTTTTTCGACTTGGGGCATGCTATATCAGCATATGGTGGGCTGCATTGGCTTACATCCACAGGGGACAAAAAGAACATACTATCTTTCAATGAAGATAAAGAGAGTTGGGAGTCGGTTTCACTGCCAGAGTCATTCTGCCACGGAGATCATTGCTACCATGTGAACCTTGCAGAGTATGAAGGGAAACTGGCATTAATCTACCAGAGACCAGAGATTCCTCTTTCGGAGTTATGGGTCATGAAAGATTATTATGGGAAGCTTTGGAGTAAAAAACACACAGTAAATTTGGCAGACTTTTGCAAAGAGAATGGCTTTTATTCGGCTTACACTTTATATAACGCTGATATGATCTTCATACAAGGATATTATACGGCAATAGTTTATAATTTCAAGAATGGTCAGTTTGATCGTTTAAGACTTCCATCGACACACATGTTTAGCGAATCAGCATTCTTCTTTCAGACAGATTATGAGCCAATCATCCTGAGACAACCAAGAGAAAAACTCTCCATGCCGCATTGTTACAGCACCCTTATCTTCATGctatttttgctttttgttcctcttcttatttcttttaccttAGGTGTATAA
- the LOC18588319 gene encoding RING-H2 finger protein ATL39: MGDTPGPSSPPLSPKSNLPMLYYGLVVVGTAAIVLAIYNLIIIRWCTQRRDEPRQRPTRLAELTASQSFENPSRNLLSSFKYRKESSNMGSQDPGGEYECAVCLSIFEDGEEVRQLPRCKHSFHAPCIDMWLYSHFDCPLCRASVEPSPFCHRHTVVNSPENSREDLLDTSIPV; encoded by the coding sequence ATGGGGGACACTCCAGGCCCTTCATCCCCTCCCCTTTCTCCAAAGTCAAATTTGCCTATGCTTTATTACGGCCTGGTCGTCGTGGGAACAGCTGCTATCGTGCTGGCTATATacaaccttatcatcattcgGTGGTGCACACAGCGGCGGGATGAGCCCAGGCAGAGACCTACCAGGCTTGCAGAACTAACGGCCAGCCAGAGTTTTGAAAACCCCAGCAGGAACTTGCTGTCAAGTTTCAAGTACAGGAAGGAAAGCAGCAACATGGGATCCCAAGACCCAGGTGGAGAATATGAATGTGCAGTTTGCTTATCAATTTTCGAAGACGGAGAGGAGGTGAGGCAGCTACCAAGGTGCAAGCATTCTTTCCATGCTCCTTGCATAGATATGTGGCTGTATTCTCATTTTGATTGCCCGCTTTGTCGTGCCTCTGTCGAGCCTTCTCCGTTTTGTCATCGGCACACAGTGGTTAATTCACCAGAGAATTCCAGGGAAGATTTGCTGGATACCAGCATCCCAGTTTGA
- the LOC18588318 gene encoding vacuolar protein sorting-associated protein 2 homolog 1, whose amino-acid sequence MSFLFGKRKTPAELLRENKRMLDKSIREIERERQGLQTQEKKLIAEIKKSAKQGQMGAVKVMAKDLIRTRHQIEKFYKLKSQLQGVSLRIQTLKSTQAMGEAMKGVTKAMGQMNRQMNLPSLQKIMQEFERQNEKMEMMTEVMGDAIDDALEGDEEEEETEELVNQVLDEIGIDINQELVNAPSAAVAAPAAKGKVAQAETTGNDDSGIDSELQARLDNLRRM is encoded by the exons ATGAGTTTCCTCTTTGGCAAGAGAAAAACTCCAGCAG AGCTTCTGCGGGAGAATAAGAGGATGCTGGACAAATCTATCAGAGAGATAGAGAGGGAAAGGCAAGGTCTACAGACGCAAGAGAAGAAACTGATTGCAGAGATAAAGAAGAGTGCAAAGCAAGGGCAGATG GGAGCTGTAAAGGTGATGGCAAAGGACCTTATCCGAACACGACATCAGATTGAAAAGTTTTATAAGCTTAAATCACAGCTCCAGGGTGTATCTCTTAGAATTCAA ACACTGAAATCAACACAAGCAATGGGTGAGGCAATGAAAGGTGTGACAAAGGCAATGGGCCAGATGAACAGGCAGATGAACTTGCCATCCTTgcagaaaattatgcaagagTTTGAGAGACAGAATGAGAAGATGGAGATGATGACTGAGGTGATGGGTGATGCAATTGACGATGCTTTGGAAGGGGATGAGGAAGAGGAGGAAACAGAAGAACTTGTAAACCAGGTTCTTGATGAGATTGGAATTGACATCAATCAAGAG CTTGTAAATGCACCATCAGCTGCCGTTGCAGCACCAGCTGCAAAGGGTAAGGTTGCACAGGCAGAAACAACTGGGAATGATGACAGTGGAATAGATAGTGAATTACAGGCAAGGTTAGATAATTTGAGAAGGATGTAG
- the LOC18588320 gene encoding protein BIG GRAIN 1-like C, producing MYRREGSVRETAVPQRRKTPSFSSSLLDAIYRSIDESANGDEATLCHYRETKTTLVKKQNNAPSEEERRVSSLRRAIMIEDWVEKQSGYGSAVHFNSTSSSSDSSSGGIFSSSEAESSYKEKSRRSTPAKPEKSKQFEQRNFDNNNNNQQRAKREGGGFSKTKLKALKIYGELKKVKQPISPGGRITNFLNSIFNANAKKVKMCSVGVSDDVSFDRKSKTTCSSASSFSRSCLSKTPSARGNKYSNGKKRSVRFCPVSVIVDEDCRPCGHKCIYEDDPSLMPTSTVQKNVKSSSRKEELKNFVKEKESGVSNKARDYLRSYQRRGTGKLDLRGFVDDYEDDDEEEEDDALSYSSSDLFELDHLIGIGRYREELPVYETTSLKTKQAIANGFIL from the coding sequence ATGTATAGAAGAGAGGGTTCCGTCAGAGAGACTGCGGTTcctcaaagaagaaaaaccccTTCTTTCTCTTCTAGTCTTCTTGATGCTATTTATCGTTCCATTGATGAATCAGCTAATGGAGATGAAGCAACATTGTGTCATTACAGGGAAACAAAAACGACCCTTGTTAAGAAGCAGAACAATGCACCTTCGGAAGAAGAGAGAAGGGTTTCCAGTCTTCGACGTGCTATTATGATTGAGGATTGGGTTGAGAAGCAAAGTGGTTATGGCTCAGCTGTGCATTTCAACTCAACTTCAAGTTCCTCGGATTCTAGCAGTGGAGGAATCTTCTCGTCATCCGAAGCTGAGTCAAGTTAcaaagagaaatcaagaagaTCAACACCGGCTAAACCCGAAAAGTCTAAGCAGtttgaacaaagaaactttgacaacaacaacaacaatcaACAAAGGGCCAAGCGTGAAGGTGGTGGCTTTTCTAAGACCAAACTGAAAGCCTTGAAAATATACGGCGAATTGAAGAAAGTGAAGCAGCCGATTTCTCCTGGTGGTCGTATCACTAACTTCTTAAACTCCATTTTCAATGCCAATGCGAAGAAAGTGAAGATGTGCTCCGTTGGGGTTTCAGATGATGTAAGTTTTGATCGCaaatcaaaaactacatgttCATCAGCTTCTTCCTTTTCCAGGTCTTGTTTGAGCAAAACACCTTCTGCAAGAGGTAATAAGTATAGCAATGGCAAGAAAAGGTCAGTTAGATTTTGTCCAGTTAGTGTCATTGTTGATGAAGATTGTAGACCCTGTGGCCATAAATGTATTTATGAAGATGATCCAAGTTTAATGCCAACTTCAACTGTTCAAAAGAATGTTAAAAGTTCTTCAAGAAAGGAGGAGCTGAAGAATTTTGTTAAGGAGAAAGAATCAGGAGTTAGCAATAAGGCAAGAGATTATCTAAGGAGTTATCAACGGAGGGGTACTGGTAAATTGGATTTGAGAGGCTTTGTTGACGACTatgaggatgatgatgaagaagaagaagacgaCGCTTTGAGTTATTCAAGCTCTGATCTTTTTGAGTTGGATCATCTCATTGGAATTGGAAGGTATAGAGAGGAGCTGCCAGTGTATGAAACTACTAGTTTGAAAACTAAGCAAGCCATTGCCAATGGCTTCATATTGTAG